From Callithrix jacchus isolate 240 chromosome 3, calJac240_pri, whole genome shotgun sequence, a single genomic window includes:
- the LOC100400489 gene encoding C-X-C motif chemokine 2, producing MARAALSADSSNPRLLRAALLLLLLVAAGRRAAGAPLANELRCHCLQTLQGIHLKNIQSVEVKQPGPHCDQTEVIATLKNGQKACLNPASPMVKKIIEKILNSGKSN from the exons ATGGCCCGCGCCGCGCTCTCCGCCGACTCCAGTAACCCCCGGCTCCTGCGGGCGGCgctgctgctcctgctcctggTGGCCGCCGGCCGGCGCGCAGCAG GAGCTCCCCTGGCCAATGAACTGCGCTGCCATTGTCTGCAGACCCTGCAGGGAATTCACCTCAAGAACATCCAAAGTGTGGAAGTGAAGCAACCGGGACCCCACTGCGACCAAACCGAAGTCAT AGCCACACTCAAGAATGGGCAGAAAGCTTGTCTGAACCCCGCATCCCCCATGGTTAAGAAAATCATCGAAAAGATTCTGAACAG TGGCAAATCCAACTGa